CATCGTGCTGCTCGAGCACCCCGGCCCCGAGCAACTGCCCGAGGCCGTCGCTCCCGGTAGCGGCGCACTGGGCTTCATGCTGCCCCATTCGCCACTGCATCACCTGCTGGCGCGGCATTTCGACACCCCGCTGGTCTTCACCTCGGGTAACGCCTCGGGCCGCCCCCAGTGCACCGACAACGACGAAGCACTCGCCAGACTGGGCGCGATCGCCGACGCCTTCCTGCTGCACGACCGCGCCATCGTCAACCGCGTGGACGACTCGGTGCTGCGCCTGATCGATGGCACACCCGCGCCCCTGCGCCGTGCACGCGGCTTCGCGCCCACGCCCCTGCCCCTGCCGCCGGGGCTGGAGGACGCCCCGCCGCTGCTCGCCCTCGGCGGCGAGCTGAAGAACACCTTCTGCCTGCTGCGCGAGGGGCAGGCCACCCTCTCGCAGCACATCGGAGACCTGGAGCAGGCCGACACCTGGCGCGACTGGCAGGACCAGCTCGAACGCTTTGCCAGGCTGTTCGCACACCGCCCCCAGGCCATCGCCATCGACGGCCATCCCGGCTACCGCAGCAGTGCCTGGGGCCGCGACCGGGCCACGCGCGAGGGCCTGCCGCTGATCACCGTGCAACATCATCACGCCCACCTGGCCGCCTGCCTGGCCGAGCACGGCGTGCCGGCGGATGCCGGTCCCTCGCTGGGTATCGTGCTCGACGGCATCGGCCACGGCGAGGACGGCAGCGGCTGGGGCGGTGAACTGCTGGTTGGCGACTACCGGGACTTCCGCCGAATCGCGCGGCTGCGTCCGGCGGCCCTGCCCGGCGGCGCGCAGGCCATGCGCGAACCTTGGCGCAACTTGGCCGCGCGGCTGCTGGCCGAGCAGCTCTGCGAGCGCCTGCGTGCGGCAGATCTGCAAGTACTTATTCACCGGCAGGTACCTGCCAACGATGGGGGGCTGGCGCTCGGCCAGGCCTGCATTGCGGCGGCGCGCCTGCGCGAGCAACGGAGGTAGGAATCATGTGTCTGGGCATTCCGGGACAGATCGTGGAGATCGTCGATCACGAAAACCTGCTGGCGCGGGTGGACGTCTCCGGCGTGCGCCGCGAGATCAACATCGCCTGCATCGTCGATGACGCGCACCCGCCCGAGGCCTGCGTCGGCGACTGGGTGCTGGTGCATGTCGGCTTCGCCATGAGCCGCATCGACGAGGCCGAGGCGCGCAAGACACTCGCGCTGCTCGACCAGCTCGGCGAGGTGGAGGCCGAACTCGCGACCATGCGCGCCAGCGAGGCGCCAGCATGAACGATACCCTCGACGCCCTCTACCCCTTTCTCGCCGGCGGCGCCAAGGACCCGCAGGCCGAGCAGGAGGCGCTGTGCGAGTCGGTGCGCCGCAAGGCCACGCACAGCGTGGAGGTCAAGCAGGACTTCTTCGCGCGCAACACCGAGGCGCTGATCGCCTGTGCCCGCGACCTGGCCGCACGCTACCGTGAAGGCGGGCGCCTGTTCACCATGGGCAACGGCGGCTCGAGCTGCGATGCGGCCCACCTGGCAGTGGAGTTCCAGCACCCGGTGACCACCGGGCGGCCCGCGCTGCCGGCGATGAACCTGGTCATGGACGCCGCCATGTGCTCGGCGGTGGCCAATGACGTGGGCGTGGAGCATGTCTTCGTGCGCCAACTCGAGGCCCATGCCCGCGCCGGCGACGCCCTGGCCGGCTTCTCCACCAGCGGCAATTCCGCCAACCTGATGCGTGCCTTCGCCCGTGCCCGCGAACTGGGCCTGTTGACCATCGGCTTCGCCGGAGGTGACGGCGGCGAGATGCGCGCCTCGGGCCTGCTGGACCACTGCCTGGTGGTCGAGACCGACTCCATCCACCGTGTGCAGGAAGTGCACGTGGCCTGTTACCACATCCTCTGGGATCTGACACACACACTGCTCGCCGACAGCCGCGGGCATGCGGGAGGGAAGACATCATGAAATTCGTCGACGAGTTCCGCGACCCGGACAAGGCACGCGCCCTGATCCGCGAGATCGAGACCCTGCTGCCGCACATTCCGCGCGCAGACGAGCGGCCGCTGCAAATCATGGAATTCTGCGGGGGACACACCCACACCATCTTCCGCTACGGCCTGGAGCAGATGCTGCCCGGGGCCATCGAGCTGGTGCACGGCCCCGGCTGCCCGGTGTGCGTGCTGCCGATGGGGCGGGTGGACGACTGCGTGGCGCTGGCCGAGCGTCCCGAGGTGATCTTCTTCGCACTCGGCTTCGAGACCACCATGCCCAGCACCGCGCTCACCGTGCTGGCGGCCGAGCGCGAGGGCATCGACAACTTCTCACTGTTCTGCAACCACATCACCACGGTGCCGACCATCAAGGCCATCCTCGATTCGCCGGACATGCAGATCGACGCCTTCCTCGCACCGGGACACGTGAGCATGGTGGTCGGTGAGGCGCCCTTCCGCTTCGTCGCCGAAGACTACGGCAAGCCCATCGTCATCACCGGCTTCGAGCCACTCGACATCCTGCAATCGCTGTGGATGGTGATCCGCCAGCTCGCCGAGGGCCGCTGCGAGGTCGAGAACCAGTACCGGCGCATCGTGCCGCCCGAGGGCAACAGCGCCGGCCTGGAAGCGGTGGCCAAGGTCTTCGAGCTGCGCGAGTTCTTCGAGTGGCGCGGCCTGGGCTCGATCGACCATTCGGGCGTGCGCATGCGCGAGGAATACGCGCACTTCGACGCCGAACGCAAGTTCCCGGTGCCCAGCCTGAAGATCGCCGATCCGCGCTCCTGCCAGTGCGGCGAGGTGCTCAAGGGCGTGATCCGCCCCTGGGAGTGCAAGGTCTACGGGCGCCAGTGCACCCCGCAGACACCGATGGGCGCGCTCATGGTCTCCTCCGAGGGAACCTGCGCCGCCTACTACCAGTACGGCCGCCTGGCCGTCGAGGCACAGCGAGGGCAGGCAGGATGAACGGAACCATCACCCTGGCGCACGGCGCCGGCGGGCGGGCGATGCGTGAGCTGATCGACACGCTGTTCGTCGGCGGCTATGGCAACGACCTGCTGGCCGCGCTCGAGGACCAGGCACGACTGGAACTCGATGCCCTGGTCGCGCGCGGCGACCGCCTGGCCTTCACCACCGACAGCTACGTCGTCGATCCGCTGTTCTTTCCCGGCGGCGACATCGGCAAGCTGGCGATCACCGGCACGGTCAACGACCTGGCCGTCGGCGGCGCCCGCCCACTGTACCTCTCCTGCGGGATGATCCTCGAGGAGGGCCTGCCGCTGGACACCCTGCGTCGGGTGGTCGCCTCCATGAAGGCCACCGCCGACGAGGCCGGGGTGCAGATCGTCACCGGCGACACCAAGGTCGTGCACCGGGGCGCGGCCGACAAGCTGTTCATCAACACCGCCGGCATCGGGGTCATCCCTGCCGGGGTGGACATCCGCGCGGCACGTGCCCGACCGGGTGACCGCATCCTGGTCAACGGCTGGATCGGCGATCACGGTGCGGCCATCGTCGATGCCCGGGGCGAGCTGGCGCTGGACAACCCGGTGGAGACCGACTGCCAGCCACTCGGTGGCCTGGTGGAGGCCATGCTCGCCGCCTGCCCCGACATCCACTGCCTGCGCGACGCCACCCGCGGGGGACTCGCCGGGGTACTCAACGAGTTCGCCACCGCCAGCAGCTGTGCGCTGCACATCGAGGAGACGGCCGTGCCGATCCGCGATACGGTGCGCGGGGTATGCGAGATCCTCGGCCTGGACCCGCTGTACCTGGCCAACGAGGGCAAGCTGGTGGCCATCGTCGCACCCGAGGACGCCGAGCCCGTGCTCGAGGCCATGCGCGCCCACCCGGCCGGGCGCGACGCCGCCATCATCGGCGAGGTGACCGAGTCGCCCGCCGGCAGCGTGATCCTGCACACCGGCTTCGGTGGCGAACGCATCGTCGATCTGCTGGTTGGCGAACAACTCCCGAGAATCTGCTGAGGACTCCCCATGACCATCCTGAGCGTCCTGTTGATGAGCCTGCTGATCGGCATGCGCCACGCCCTGGAGAGCGATCACCTCGCCGCCGTGGCCTCGCTGGCCACCCGTTCGCCTTCGCTGCGCCAGACCGTGCGCCTGGGCGCCACCTGGGGCCTGGGCCACACCCTCACCCTGTTCCTCTTCGGCTCGGTGGTACTGTGGATGGATACGGTGATGCCGGAGCGGCTGGCGCACTGGCTGGAGTTCGCCGTCGGCCTGATGCTGGTGGGGCTCGGCATCGACGTGCTGCGCCGCCTGTGGCGCGAGCGGGTGCACTTCCACGTGCATCGCCACAACGACGGCACCGTGCACTTCCATGCCCATTCCCACCAGGGACAACGCGCCCACGACACGGACGCACACCGGCACGAGCACCCGCAGGGCTTCCCGCTGCGCGCCCTGCTGGTCGGCCTGGTGCACGGCATGGCCGGCTCGGCCGCACTGATCCTGCTCACCCTGCAGACCCTGCACGACCCCTGGCTGGGCATGCTCTACATGCTGGTGTTCGGGATCGGCTCCATCCTCGGCATGGGCGCCGTCTCGGTGGTCATCGCCTGGCCGCTGAAGGCCACCGGCCGGCGCCTGACCTGGGCCCACAACGGCCTGCAGGCCACCATCGGCCTGTTCACCCTGGGCAGCGGGCTGTGGATCGCGTTGGAGAGTGCGCCGGTGTAACTCCTCGATGGGCACGCTACGCTTTGCCCATCCTACAGACCCTCCTGGATTTCATATCCATTCCGAGCACGTAGGATGGGCAAAGGCCGCAGCCCGTGCCCATCAGGGCCGACCACGATCCTTCAGACGATACTCCGCCGAGCGCGCATGCGCCTCCAGGCCCTCGCCGCGCGCCAGGGTGGACGCGGTGCGCCCCAAGGTGTCGGCACCCTCGGGCGAGACCAGGATCAGGCTGGAGCGTTTCTGGAAGTCATAGACACCCAGCGGCGAGCTGAAGCGCGCGGTGCGCGAGGTGGGCAGCACGTGGTTGGGGCCGGCGCAGTAGTCGCCCAGCGGCTCGGAGGTATGGCGGCCCATGAAGATGGCGCCGGCATGGCGAATCTTCTCCGCGTATTCGCGCGGGTTCTCCACTGACAGCTCCAGGTGCTCGGGCGCGATGTGGTTGGCCACCTCGGCGGCCTCGTCGAGGTCGCGCACGCGGATCAGGGCACCGCGGGTGCGCAGCGCCGTTTCGATGATCTCGCGCCGCTGCATGCCGGGCAGCAGGCGGTCGATGGCGGCCTCGACCTGGTCCAGGAATTCGCCGTCGGGACAGAGCAGGATGGATTGGGCGTCCTCGTCGTGCTCGGCCTGCGAGAACAGGTCCATGGCGATCCACTCCGGATCGGTCTTGCCGTCGCAGATCACCAGAATCTCGGAAGGGCCGGCGACCATGTCGATGCCGACCTGGCCGAACACGGTGCGCTTGGCGGTGGCCACATAGATGTTGCCGGGGCCGACGATCTTGTCCACCGCGGGCACCGACTCGGTGCCATAGGCCAGCGCGGCCACGGCCTGGGCGCCACCGACGCGGAACACCCGGTCCACGCCGCACTCGAAGGCCGCGGCCAGCACCAGCTCGTTGAACTCGCCGCCGGGAGTGGGCACCACCATGATCAGTTCACCCACGCCGGCAACCTTGGCCGGCAGGGCGTTCATCAGCACCGAGGAGGGATAGGCCGCCTTGCCTCCGGGCACGTACAGCCCGACCCGGTCGAGCGGGGTGACCTTCTGGCCGAGCAGGGTGCCGTCGGCCTCGGTGTACTCCCAGCCGGCGAGCTTCTGGTGTTCGGCATAGGCGCGCACCCGGTCGGCGGCGTGCTTGAGCGCCTGCTGCTGCTCGGCGGGGATGGCGTGCCACGCCTGCTCCAGGCGCGCCAGCGGCACCTCGAGATCGGCCGCGTCACCAGCCTGCCAGCCATCGAAGCGGTTGGTGTAGTCGATCAGCGCCGCGTCGCCGCGCGCGCGGATCTCGGCGATGACCTCCTGCACCACCTGGTTGACCCCGGCATCCGAGACCGAATCCCAGGCCAGCAGGGCATCGAGGCGCTGCATGAAGTCCCCGTCGGAGGAGTCGAGTTTGTGTATCTCGGCCATTGGCTCTTGCCTCAGTTCAATTCGGTTTCACCACCAAGACCACGAAGCACACAAGGTCTTCGACAGCTGCAATCCCGGTCACCCTCGGGAAACTGAACAAGTGCACCTTCTCCTCCCCCATGAGATGGGGAGGCTGGGAGGCCCCCCTCCCGACCTCCCCCGCTTGCGGGGGAGGAGCCTTGTCCGGCGTTTCCTTCGTGTCCTTCGTGCTCTTTGTGGTCGGTAAAAAATCAGTCCGCCGCTTCCACCGCCTCGCGCAGGCGCTCGACCAGGGCGTGACAGTCGGCGTGCTTCATCTTCCACGAGGCCTTGTTCACCACCAGCCGCGAGCTGATGTCGTGCATGTACTCGAGCGGCACCAGGCCGTTGGCCTTGAGGGTATTGCCGGACTCGACCAGGTCCACGATCAGGTC
The sequence above is a segment of the endosymbiont of unidentified scaly snail isolate Monju genome. Coding sequences within it:
- a CDS encoding HypC/HybG/HupF family hydrogenase formation chaperone, which produces MCLGIPGQIVEIVDHENLLARVDVSGVRREINIACIVDDAHPPEACVGDWVLVHVGFAMSRIDEAEARKTLALLDQLGEVEAELATMRASEAPA
- a CDS encoding Sua5/YciO/YrdC/YwlC family protein, giving the protein MNALSRLATDQPTTWRIRVRGIVQGVGFRPAVWRLARTLGLSGEVLNDGDGVAIRLHGLAAEIDDFMTRLRRDPPPLARIDTLETLRQRKRRPRKPLALMARDLEVIARYRTLSTTEQRALEDRAAPIVLLEHPGPEQLPEAVAPGSGALGFMLPHSPLHHLLARHFDTPLVFTSGNASGRPQCTDNDEALARLGAIADAFLLHDRAIVNRVDDSVLRLIDGTPAPLRRARGFAPTPLPLPPGLEDAPPLLALGGELKNTFCLLREGQATLSQHIGDLEQADTWRDWQDQLERFARLFAHRPQAIAIDGHPGYRSSAWGRDRATREGLPLITVQHHHAHLAACLAEHGVPADAGPSLGIVLDGIGHGEDGSGWGGELLVGDYRDFRRIARLRPAALPGGAQAMREPWRNLAARLLAEQLCERLRAADLQVLIHRQVPANDGGLALGQACIAAARLREQRR
- the hypE gene encoding hydrogenase expression/formation protein HypE; its protein translation is MNGTITLAHGAGGRAMRELIDTLFVGGYGNDLLAALEDQARLELDALVARGDRLAFTTDSYVVDPLFFPGGDIGKLAITGTVNDLAVGGARPLYLSCGMILEEGLPLDTLRRVVASMKATADEAGVQIVTGDTKVVHRGAADKLFINTAGIGVIPAGVDIRAARARPGDRILVNGWIGDHGAAIVDARGELALDNPVETDCQPLGGLVEAMLAACPDIHCLRDATRGGLAGVLNEFATASSCALHIEETAVPIRDTVRGVCEILGLDPLYLANEGKLVAIVAPEDAEPVLEAMRAHPAGRDAAIIGEVTESPAGSVILHTGFGGERIVDLLVGEQLPRIC
- a CDS encoding sulfite exporter TauE/SafE family protein gives rise to the protein MLSVLLMSLLIGMRHALESDHLAAVASLATRSPSLRQTVRLGATWGLGHTLTLFLFGSVVLWMDTVMPERLAHWLEFAVGLMLVGLGIDVLRRLWRERVHFHVHRHNDGTVHFHAHSHQGQRAHDTDAHRHEHPQGFPLRALLVGLVHGMAGSAALILLTLQTLHDPWLGMLYMLVFGIGSILGMGAVSVVIAWPLKATGRRLTWAHNGLQATIGLFTLGSGLWIALESAPV
- a CDS encoding D-sedoheptulose-7-phosphate isomerase; amino-acid sequence: MNDTLDALYPFLAGGAKDPQAEQEALCESVRRKATHSVEVKQDFFARNTEALIACARDLAARYREGGRLFTMGNGGSSCDAAHLAVEFQHPVTTGRPALPAMNLVMDAAMCSAVANDVGVEHVFVRQLEAHARAGDALAGFSTSGNSANLMRAFARARELGLLTIGFAGGDGGEMRASGLLDHCLVVETDSIHRVQEVHVACYHILWDLTHTLLADSRGHAGGKTS
- the hypD gene encoding hydrogenase formation protein HypD; its protein translation is MKFVDEFRDPDKARALIREIETLLPHIPRADERPLQIMEFCGGHTHTIFRYGLEQMLPGAIELVHGPGCPVCVLPMGRVDDCVALAERPEVIFFALGFETTMPSTALTVLAAEREGIDNFSLFCNHITTVPTIKAILDSPDMQIDAFLAPGHVSMVVGEAPFRFVAEDYGKPIVITGFEPLDILQSLWMVIRQLAEGRCEVENQYRRIVPPEGNSAGLEAVAKVFELREFFEWRGLGSIDHSGVRMREEYAHFDAERKFPVPSLKIADPRSCQCGEVLKGVIRPWECKVYGRQCTPQTPMGALMVSSEGTCAAYYQYGRLAVEAQRGQAG
- the hisD gene encoding histidinol dehydrogenase, coding for MAEIHKLDSSDGDFMQRLDALLAWDSVSDAGVNQVVQEVIAEIRARGDAALIDYTNRFDGWQAGDAADLEVPLARLEQAWHAIPAEQQQALKHAADRVRAYAEHQKLAGWEYTEADGTLLGQKVTPLDRVGLYVPGGKAAYPSSVLMNALPAKVAGVGELIMVVPTPGGEFNELVLAAAFECGVDRVFRVGGAQAVAALAYGTESVPAVDKIVGPGNIYVATAKRTVFGQVGIDMVAGPSEILVICDGKTDPEWIAMDLFSQAEHDEDAQSILLCPDGEFLDQVEAAIDRLLPGMQRREIIETALRTRGALIRVRDLDEAAEVANHIAPEHLELSVENPREYAEKIRHAGAIFMGRHTSEPLGDYCAGPNHVLPTSRTARFSSPLGVYDFQKRSSLILVSPEGADTLGRTASTLARGEGLEAHARSAEYRLKDRGRP